The following proteins come from a genomic window of Proteiniphilum propionicum:
- the fabD gene encoding ACP S-malonyltransferase → MKIAYVFPGQGAQFVGMGKELYDKLPLAKKLFEKANEVLGFRITDLMFAGTEEDLRQTRVTQPAIFLHSVILAKSLGDEFKPDMAAGHSLGEFSALVAAGALSFEDGLRLVYARALAMQKACEANPSTMAAVLGLADEKVEEICASIDDVVVAANYNCPGQIVISGSNTGIEKACELMKEAGARRALPLKVGGAFHSPLMEPARVELMEAIEATVISAPGCPVYQNVSTVGETDPVTIKKNLIAQLTSPVKWTQSVQNMIADGAREFVELGPGNVLQGLISKIDKSVAVSGKQSL, encoded by the coding sequence ATGAAAATAGCATACGTATTCCCCGGACAGGGGGCCCAGTTTGTGGGTATGGGAAAAGAGTTATATGATAAATTGCCCTTAGCGAAGAAGCTTTTCGAGAAAGCAAACGAGGTACTGGGGTTCCGGATTACAGACCTGATGTTTGCGGGAACGGAAGAGGACCTTCGTCAGACCAGGGTGACCCAGCCGGCAATCTTCCTTCACTCGGTGATCCTTGCAAAGAGTCTGGGAGACGAGTTTAAACCGGATATGGCCGCCGGACATTCACTGGGTGAATTCTCCGCTTTAGTGGCAGCTGGAGCTTTGTCGTTTGAGGACGGCCTTAGGCTGGTATATGCACGAGCACTGGCAATGCAGAAAGCCTGCGAGGCCAACCCATCGACTATGGCCGCTGTACTGGGACTGGCCGACGAGAAGGTGGAGGAGATATGCGCATCGATAGATGATGTGGTGGTAGCTGCCAACTACAACTGTCCGGGGCAGATAGTGATCTCAGGATCCAACACCGGAATAGAAAAAGCGTGTGAGTTGATGAAAGAGGCCGGTGCCAGACGTGCTCTTCCGCTGAAAGTAGGCGGAGCTTTTCACTCTCCGCTTATGGAACCTGCAAGAGTGGAGCTGATGGAGGCAATTGAGGCAACGGTGATATCGGCACCAGGCTGTCCGGTATACCAGAACGTATCTACCGTGGGAGAAACCGATCCGGTTACCATCAAGAAAAATCTGATCGCTCAGCTCACCTCACCCGTAAAATGGACACAGTCGGTACAAAACATGATTGCCGACGGGGCAAGAGAATTCGTGGAGCTGGGACCGGGAAATGTATTGCAGGGATTGATATCAAAAATAGACAAGAGTGTTGCCGTTTCAGGTAAACAGTCTCTTTAA
- a CDS encoding AMP-binding protein, giving the protein MLEKFVKKTTFTSHQDFIDNYKIDVPENFNFAYDVVDEWAVTEPKKRALCWTNDKGVHRDLNFGELKKLSDRTASFFQSLGIGKGDMVMLILKRRIEFWQTILALHKIGAIAIPATHLLTDKDIVYRNNAASIKAIVATEDDNLIGHVNLAMPKSPTVKQRIMVGEHTPEGWINFHRGVEEAAPFVRPGKVNSNNDIMILYFTSGTTGQPKMVIHDFTYPLGHITTAKYWHNLNEDSIHLTVADTGWAKAVWGKLYGQWIVGACVFVYDFEGHFIPKDMLRMISDYKVTSFCAPPTIFRFLIREDLSKYDLSSLQYCTTAGEALNPSVFETFYKQTGIKMMEAFGQTETAPTIITFPWMEPKPGSMGVPNPLYNMDLLTHDGRPAEDGEQGEIVFHTDGKHPLSLFMGYYRDEKLTGEVYANNIYHTGDMAWRDEDGYYWFVGRTDDVIKSSGYRIGPFEVESAVMTHPAVVECAITGVPDDIRGQVIKATIVLAEEYKTKAGDELAKDIQTHVKNVTAPYKYPRVIEFVDELPKTISGKIRRVEIREKNK; this is encoded by the coding sequence ATGTTAGAAAAATTTGTAAAGAAAACTACTTTTACATCGCATCAGGATTTTATTGACAATTACAAAATTGATGTACCCGAAAACTTCAATTTCGCGTACGATGTGGTGGATGAATGGGCCGTGACGGAGCCCAAAAAACGCGCCCTTTGCTGGACGAATGACAAAGGAGTGCATCGCGACCTGAACTTCGGTGAGCTAAAGAAGCTCTCTGACAGAACAGCGTCGTTCTTTCAGTCGCTCGGCATTGGAAAAGGAGATATGGTTATGCTTATACTCAAACGTAGAATTGAGTTCTGGCAAACCATCCTGGCTCTGCATAAGATTGGGGCAATAGCCATTCCGGCAACGCATCTGCTTACCGATAAGGATATAGTGTATCGCAATAACGCGGCAAGTATTAAAGCGATTGTGGCTACTGAAGACGATAACCTTATAGGGCACGTGAACCTGGCTATGCCAAAATCACCTACTGTAAAACAACGTATTATGGTGGGCGAACATACTCCCGAAGGGTGGATCAATTTTCACCGGGGAGTAGAGGAGGCAGCCCCCTTTGTGAGGCCGGGAAAGGTAAACAGTAACAACGATATCATGATACTCTACTTCACATCGGGCACAACAGGTCAACCCAAGATGGTAATACACGATTTTACCTACCCTCTCGGACACATTACCACAGCCAAATACTGGCACAATCTTAACGAGGATAGTATTCACCTCACCGTGGCAGATACAGGATGGGCCAAAGCGGTATGGGGGAAGCTATACGGACAGTGGATAGTGGGGGCCTGCGTTTTCGTGTACGACTTTGAAGGCCATTTTATCCCCAAGGATATGCTGCGGATGATATCTGACTATAAGGTGACGTCGTTTTGCGCACCTCCAACAATATTCCGATTCCTTATCCGTGAAGATCTGAGCAAATACGACCTCTCTTCGCTGCAATACTGTACCACAGCGGGCGAAGCACTTAACCCGTCAGTATTTGAAACATTCTATAAGCAGACAGGTATAAAGATGATGGAGGCTTTCGGCCAGACCGAAACTGCTCCTACAATTATCACTTTCCCGTGGATGGAGCCGAAACCGGGATCTATGGGTGTTCCAAACCCGCTGTACAATATGGACCTGCTCACGCACGACGGGCGACCGGCCGAGGACGGTGAACAGGGAGAGATAGTTTTCCATACCGACGGGAAGCATCCTCTTTCACTGTTCATGGGATATTACCGTGACGAGAAGCTTACCGGAGAGGTTTATGCCAACAATATCTACCACACGGGCGATATGGCATGGCGCGATGAGGATGGCTACTACTGGTTCGTAGGTCGTACCGATGATGTGATCAAAAGCTCGGGCTACCGCATTGGCCCGTTCGAGGTGGAAAGTGCCGTAATGACGCACCCGGCTGTGGTTGAATGTGCAATAACAGGTGTACCGGATGATATAAGGGGGCAGGTCATAAAGGCGACCATTGTGCTGGCGGAGGAGTATAAAACAAAAGCGGGTGATGAACTGGCAAAGGATATTCAGACACATGTGAAGAATGTTACGGCTCCCTACAAATATCCGCGTGTTATTGAGTTTGTTGATGAGCTTCCTAAAACAATAAGCGGGAAGATACGTCGGGTTGAAATAAGGGAAAAAAATAAATAG
- a CDS encoding helix-turn-helix domain-containing protein — translation MKTDLKQIGERIKGLRDALDFTPDEMAHKLEVDVDDYLQYESGEKDISVSFLQRIEREFSVDLSTLMFGTEPRMNSYFITRKDKGVSVERVSAYRYQSLTSGFTNNVAEVFVVTVEPKPMEADFYQNIHAGQEFNMILEGSMIMNINGKNLILREGDSIYFDSSLPHGMKALDNKQVKFLAVILYP, via the coding sequence ATGAAGACTGACTTAAAACAAATAGGCGAAAGGATAAAAGGGTTAAGGGATGCACTCGATTTCACCCCTGATGAAATGGCACACAAGCTGGAAGTGGATGTAGATGATTATCTGCAGTATGAATCGGGTGAGAAAGATATTTCCGTTTCTTTCCTGCAACGCATTGAAAGAGAGTTCAGTGTAGACCTTTCAACGCTGATGTTCGGCACTGAACCGCGAATGAATTCATACTTTATTACCCGAAAAGACAAGGGTGTAAGCGTGGAGAGAGTATCGGCCTACAGATACCAGTCGCTTACCTCAGGATTCACAAACAATGTGGCGGAGGTGTTTGTGGTAACAGTGGAGCCCAAGCCAATGGAGGCCGATTTCTACCAGAACATCCACGCGGGGCAGGAGTTCAATATGATCCTTGAGGGGAGCATGATAATGAATATAAACGGAAAAAACCTGATTCTCAGAGAAGGTGACAGTATCTATTTTGACTCGTCGCTTCCTCATGGCATGAAAGCACTTGACAACAAACAGGTGAAGTTTCTCGCGGTAATTTTATACCCGTGA
- the zupT gene encoding zinc transporter ZupT, with protein MDSQTVTIAFLMTLFAGLSTGIGSLIAFVAKRTNTNFLSLSLGLSAGVMIYVSFMEMLPKSLDSLMGAYGEKPATLYMILGFFGGIALIALIDFLVPESRNPHEMHGVEEMKSNHRLKQTGIITAITIAIHNFPEGIATFMSALTSMEVAIPITAAIAIHNIPEGIAVAVPIYHSTGSKKKAFWLSFASGLAEPMGAFIAYLFLLPFWSPVLDAIILSMVAGIMVFISLDELLPSAEKYGKHHLSIIGMVGGMGVMALSLYLFV; from the coding sequence ATGGATAGCCAGACAGTAACAATTGCTTTTTTAATGACGCTATTTGCGGGCCTCTCCACCGGGATCGGCAGCCTTATTGCTTTCGTCGCCAAACGGACGAACACTAATTTTCTGAGCCTCTCGCTGGGACTGTCGGCAGGCGTAATGATTTATGTATCATTTATGGAGATGCTTCCAAAGTCACTCGACTCACTCATGGGAGCTTATGGTGAGAAGCCGGCTACGCTTTACATGATTTTGGGATTTTTCGGGGGCATAGCGCTAATAGCGTTGATAGACTTTCTGGTTCCCGAGTCGAGAAACCCGCACGAGATGCATGGCGTGGAGGAGATGAAATCGAATCACCGACTTAAACAAACAGGAATTATCACTGCCATCACCATTGCCATTCACAACTTTCCTGAAGGTATTGCTACTTTTATGTCGGCGCTGACCTCGATGGAGGTGGCTATCCCCATTACGGCAGCCATAGCCATACACAATATCCCCGAAGGAATAGCGGTGGCAGTACCCATCTATCACTCCACCGGGAGCAAGAAAAAAGCATTCTGGCTTTCGTTTGCTTCGGGATTGGCAGAGCCGATGGGTGCGTTTATAGCCTATCTGTTTCTTCTGCCTTTCTGGAGCCCTGTACTGGATGCGATAATACTTTCAATGGTTGCAGGCATAATGGTCTTTATTTCATTGGATGAGCTGCTGCCCAGCGCCGAGAAATATGGCAAGCACCACCTCTCAATCATAGGGATGGTTGGGGGGATGGGCGTGATGGCTTTAAGCCTTTATTTGTTTGTATAA
- a CDS encoding inositol monophosphatase family protein — MNLKNLCNEVKMLASATGEFLKTEQAALKKKDIELKGTRNYVTYVDKEAESRLVKGLNVLLPEAGFLTEEDTVEFEQKEYTWVIDPLDGTTNYVHGDKPYSVSIALMRKKEVIMGVVYDPVADEMYYATGKGEALLNGTPLKVSSQATLENGYIGFGIPYSLDERGEQVLKNAMRQFRKCSFRIKGSAALEICYVAAGISDTYFHTGLSPWDVAAGAFILHCAGGKCSDFSGGDNYVFGKEIVASNGLIHEEIMRSIIEGN, encoded by the coding sequence ATGAATCTGAAAAATCTTTGTAATGAAGTGAAAATGCTGGCTAGCGCAACGGGAGAGTTCCTGAAAACTGAGCAGGCAGCATTAAAGAAAAAAGATATTGAACTTAAAGGGACACGGAACTATGTGACCTATGTCGATAAAGAGGCTGAAAGCCGCCTGGTGAAGGGGTTGAATGTTTTGTTGCCTGAAGCCGGATTCCTGACCGAAGAGGATACGGTTGAGTTTGAACAGAAAGAGTACACCTGGGTGATAGATCCGCTTGATGGTACAACAAACTATGTGCATGGCGACAAGCCTTATTCGGTAAGCATAGCCCTTATGAGAAAGAAAGAGGTAATAATGGGTGTGGTGTACGACCCTGTAGCCGATGAGATGTATTACGCAACGGGGAAGGGAGAGGCTTTATTGAACGGAACACCACTGAAAGTGAGTAGCCAGGCAACACTGGAGAACGGATACATAGGTTTCGGAATTCCATATAGCCTGGATGAGAGAGGTGAACAGGTGCTGAAGAATGCGATGAGACAGTTCCGTAAATGCAGCTTCCGCATAAAAGGATCTGCCGCACTGGAGATCTGTTACGTGGCTGCCGGCATAAGCGACACGTATTTCCATACGGGACTGTCGCCATGGGATGTGGCAGCAGGGGCATTTATCCTGCATTGTGCAGGTGGTAAATGCAGCGACTTCTCCGGAGGAGACAACTACGTTTTCGGGAAGGAAATAGTGGCATCTAACGGGTTAATACACGAGGAGATAATGAGATCAATAATAGAAGGTAACTGA
- a CDS encoding alpha/beta hydrolase family protein: MERSGLVIDLFSKIMKQKKREKNNSDGSEKNQKQTWLEINDLINMNKKLFWCFTVLGVLNMHLSAQQAVTPLKLYSFGSIPVQRPVLLDSVNLNDTPFSEEMLLSYSVSFPEQERFTTELTPDSAGFFHLDKPEDGEALQLLSLCVSGDRYGKGKLTITSPNPLELWIDDVKRATKTQVNDSLHHSGSVDTNLNGFTNNARIVIKMLTSAGNKLDPAVKIELKQGEEDSLLNYTFNNVNERRINIKDILEGKRVSNSSISPSGRFVLLSLRETLPGGDNRNYSEIYDAKQKRIIFSEPGGRPQLGWMPKSDLLYFVTDNNNGRALYTLDPLTLETRTVAENLPKENFHISPDEKSMFFSSKETITISNPGGLKRLIGIDDRQSSYRDRYFLYRYFFDTGLTQHLTFGRQTASLNDVTHDVKYLLFSTSDEYLTERPFRKSSMYMLNLETMAVDTIWKDEKYTYSAQFSPDGKKLLIHGAPEAFGGIGQNIDPGQIANSYDTQSFIMDLATKRVDPVTKNFDPTINAQEWNQLDDLIYYRVEEGDRVNMYRYSHKTKKFERLPLKEDVIRSFDIADNAAWATYTGVSTSNSNRSYLLNLKTMESTLISDPYSERLSKLNLGDVKDWSFKSSFGDVVEGRYYLPPDFNPDRKYPLIVYYYGGTSPTSRTFESTYPLHVYAAQDYVVYTLQPSGTTGYGQEFSARHVNAWGEQTAEEIIEGVKAFVAAHPFVDGSKIGNIGASYGGFMTQYLITKTDLFTASVSHAGISNITSYWGEGYWGYSYGAGASAGSYPWNNPKLYVEQSPLFYADKINTPLLLLHGTADTNVPIGESIQMYTALKLLGKPVEFIQVEGENHAIYNYDKRIAWNNAIYAWFAKWLKGDSRWWDSMYPEK, from the coding sequence ATGGAACGATCAGGACTTGTAATTGATCTCTTTTCAAAAATTATGAAACAAAAAAAGAGAGAAAAAAACAACAGTGACGGGAGTGAAAAGAATCAAAAACAGACATGGTTAGAAATTAATGATCTGATTAATATGAACAAAAAACTTTTTTGGTGTTTTACCGTGCTGGGGGTGCTCAATATGCACCTTTCAGCACAACAGGCAGTAACGCCGCTAAAACTATATTCCTTTGGCTCCATCCCCGTGCAGAGGCCGGTTTTGCTGGATAGTGTGAACCTGAACGACACTCCCTTTTCGGAAGAGATGCTCCTCTCCTATTCTGTTTCTTTCCCGGAACAGGAACGTTTTACCACAGAGTTGACGCCCGATAGTGCCGGATTTTTCCACTTAGATAAACCTGAGGATGGGGAGGCACTTCAGCTGCTATCGCTTTGTGTTTCGGGCGACCGTTACGGCAAGGGAAAGCTTACCATAACATCGCCCAACCCGCTGGAATTATGGATAGACGATGTGAAACGGGCCACCAAGACACAGGTGAACGATAGCCTTCATCATTCTGGATCGGTTGACACCAACCTGAACGGATTTACAAACAACGCCCGCATCGTTATTAAAATGCTCACATCTGCAGGGAACAAACTTGATCCCGCCGTAAAAATCGAGCTTAAGCAGGGTGAAGAAGATTCTCTGCTTAACTACACATTTAATAATGTAAATGAACGAAGGATCAATATTAAAGATATACTGGAGGGGAAACGTGTAAGCAACTCATCAATTTCGCCAAGCGGCCGGTTTGTACTGCTGAGCCTTCGCGAAACTCTGCCGGGCGGCGACAACCGTAACTACTCCGAAATATACGATGCGAAACAGAAACGGATTATCTTCTCCGAACCTGGAGGACGGCCACAACTGGGCTGGATGCCTAAATCTGATCTGCTATACTTCGTGACTGACAACAACAACGGAAGAGCTCTCTACACGCTTGACCCGCTGACCCTGGAAACCCGGACTGTGGCAGAGAACCTGCCAAAAGAGAATTTTCATATCTCGCCTGATGAGAAATCGATGTTTTTTTCTTCGAAAGAAACAATAACCATCAGCAACCCGGGGGGATTGAAGCGTCTGATAGGAATAGACGACAGGCAGTCGAGTTATCGCGACCGTTACTTCCTGTATCGCTACTTCTTTGATACGGGACTTACGCAGCACCTCACCTTCGGGCGTCAGACGGCATCGCTCAACGATGTGACACACGACGTGAAATACCTGCTCTTCAGCACATCTGACGAGTACCTCACCGAGCGCCCGTTCAGAAAAAGTTCTATGTATATGCTGAACTTAGAGACAATGGCTGTTGATACTATATGGAAAGATGAGAAATATACCTATTCGGCACAGTTTTCACCCGATGGAAAAAAACTGCTCATCCACGGGGCTCCAGAAGCATTCGGTGGTATAGGACAGAATATCGATCCAGGACAGATTGCCAACAGCTACGATACACAGTCGTTCATCATGGATCTGGCAACAAAACGGGTGGACCCGGTAACCAAGAATTTTGATCCCACCATAAACGCACAAGAGTGGAATCAGCTGGATGATTTAATATACTACCGCGTAGAAGAGGGTGACCGGGTGAATATGTACAGGTACTCCCATAAAACAAAAAAATTTGAACGCCTTCCGCTCAAAGAGGATGTGATCCGCTCATTTGATATTGCCGATAATGCAGCTTGGGCAACATATACGGGTGTAAGCACATCAAACTCAAACAGGAGCTACCTGTTGAACCTGAAGACAATGGAGTCGACGCTTATTTCTGATCCCTATTCAGAGAGATTAAGCAAGCTAAACCTGGGTGATGTTAAGGACTGGAGTTTTAAAAGTTCCTTCGGCGATGTGGTTGAAGGTCGCTATTACCTGCCGCCCGACTTTAACCCGGACAGAAAATACCCGCTTATTGTTTACTATTACGGGGGGACCAGCCCCACATCGAGAACATTTGAAAGTACATACCCGTTACATGTTTACGCAGCACAGGATTATGTGGTTTACACTCTGCAGCCGAGCGGTACTACAGGCTACGGGCAGGAGTTTTCTGCACGCCACGTGAATGCCTGGGGTGAACAAACCGCTGAAGAAATAATTGAGGGAGTAAAGGCATTCGTTGCCGCTCACCCCTTTGTTGATGGCTCAAAGATAGGTAATATAGGTGCGTCGTATGGCGGATTCATGACGCAGTATCTTATCACCAAAACCGATCTGTTCACCGCATCGGTGTCGCACGCGGGGATTAGCAATATCACCAGCTACTGGGGAGAAGGATACTGGGGTTATTCCTACGGCGCAGGAGCAAGCGCGGGAAGCTATCCATGGAACAATCCCAAGCTCTATGTAGAGCAAAGCCCGCTCTTTTATGCCGATAAAATTAACACTCCTCTGCTGTTATTGCACGGAACAGCTGACACCAATGTCCCCATTGGTGAAAGCATACAGATGTATACGGCACTGAAACTGCTGGGAAAACCGGTGGAATTTATTCAGGTAGAGGGTGAAAACCACGCCATCTACAATTACGATAAGCGTATTGCATGGAATAATGCTATTTATGCCTGGTTCGCCAAATGGCTCAAGGGGGACTCACGCTGGTGGGATTCAATGTACCCGGAAAAGTAA
- the ispE gene encoding 4-(cytidine 5'-diphospho)-2-C-methyl-D-erythritol kinase: MICFPNAKINLGLHIVSRRQDGYHNLETVFYPVALKDALEIIPTPVGVSTKLSRKFRFFQTGIPVTGNEEDNLVIKAFKLVSAGREIPGTDIYLLKKIPLGAGLGGGSSDAAFMLRLLNDSYELGYSGNDLLRFAEMLGADCPFFILNTPMFATGTGNILEPVALDLSNYRVLLVKPDIEVSTKEAFDMITPRQPEVSLKEIVKRPVSDWKEWMKNDFEAAIFKKYPEICKIKQQLYDLGAVYAAMSGSGSSVFGLFLSKPEPGDMFENCFVWNDQDL, from the coding sequence ATGATCTGTTTTCCTAACGCGAAAATCAACCTTGGCCTTCATATTGTCTCCCGCAGGCAGGACGGATACCACAATCTCGAAACCGTTTTTTATCCTGTTGCCTTAAAGGATGCATTAGAGATTATACCCACACCTGTTGGTGTGAGTACTAAGCTCAGCCGGAAATTCAGATTTTTCCAGACTGGCATCCCTGTCACTGGTAACGAAGAGGACAACCTTGTAATAAAGGCTTTTAAGCTGGTTTCTGCCGGGAGGGAGATACCCGGTACTGATATCTACCTGCTAAAAAAGATCCCTCTCGGAGCAGGATTGGGAGGAGGATCGTCGGATGCTGCTTTCATGTTACGACTGCTGAACGACAGCTATGAGCTGGGCTACTCGGGCAATGACCTTTTGCGCTTCGCTGAAATGCTTGGTGCCGATTGTCCCTTTTTTATACTCAACACCCCAATGTTTGCCACTGGCACGGGTAATATTCTGGAGCCGGTAGCACTCGATTTAAGTAATTACAGGGTTTTGTTAGTGAAACCGGATATTGAGGTTTCCACAAAAGAGGCTTTTGATATGATTACCCCCAGGCAACCGGAGGTATCGCTTAAAGAAATTGTAAAAAGGCCAGTTTCAGATTGGAAGGAGTGGATGAAAAATGATTTTGAGGCAGCTATTTTCAAAAAATATCCCGAAATTTGTAAAATCAAACAACAACTGTACGATCTGGGTGCAGTATATGCTGCCATGAGCGGATCGGGTTCATCGGTCTTCGGCCTTTTCCTTTCGAAGCCGGAGCCGGGAGACATGTTTGAAAACTGTTTTGTATGGAACGATCAGGACTTGTAA
- a CDS encoding DUF5686 family protein, which produces MQKKNIIIIFFLFSSMFNALANDYDLPEDTILSRAMSAAEKYNYLVDSYSAEVYTRTYVQTVKKNMLYKHTRLIPNFVLHDPYNDEALIETISDFRYEFPNNYMRDIRHVTGTLIGRKDIDMIPFELLNINIYGETTNDESFFMPIRTSTSKYYRYNIYSTFNENNKTYYIIQFNPIYENPKLLKGSFTVEKGTWRVIFFRGEGLGIFSDFSFEITMGDEWVTNYLPVSFTIYQTSSYLGNVLASRHLAKIDYKEIELRQHTEPGKSLNISDIYMVRLDSVPVRSDSLFWNEKRPIPLQAMERDVIAEYNRRQKEKEERKANGELDGNRNIAQQVAQRMVMNSNYKYMSTGIGYSGLLNPLMLGYTTNDGITYRQKLSFNIDLKKSRSVNINAFAGYMIRRREFFTDLTTTLNYEPYHLGSTTISIGNGNPTYSSLFVEQIQDSLKNHGLAFEDISMNYYRDYYLKIFNTLEVTNGLLLQTGIDYHIRKNKNSRAVLRSTNEESEHIENLFVNRKSFAPFIRISWTPQQYYRYEGRQKIYVRSDYPTFKLEFSRSIKDFLGSTSQYNRIELDISHNIPFGLMSSLQYHIGAGRFVNQKTEYFLDFVYFSKSNFPENWDDGLGGGFNLLSRDLYNASDTYIQAHAMLETPFLILKNIHFISDFADKERVYFSQLYTPQIKSYSELGYGIGNRFFNAGLFVAFHKTGFKEAGVRAAFEF; this is translated from the coding sequence ATGCAAAAAAAAAATATCATAATTATTTTTTTTCTTTTTAGCTCAATGTTCAATGCTTTGGCAAATGATTACGATTTGCCAGAGGATACAATACTGAGCAGGGCAATGAGTGCTGCCGAAAAATACAATTATCTGGTTGACAGCTACTCGGCTGAGGTTTATACGAGAACGTATGTACAGACTGTGAAAAAAAACATGCTATATAAACATACACGCCTGATTCCCAATTTTGTTTTGCACGACCCCTACAACGATGAAGCTCTGATTGAAACTATAAGCGATTTCAGATATGAATTTCCTAACAACTACATGCGTGATATTAGACATGTTACAGGAACACTCATTGGAAGAAAGGATATTGATATGATACCTTTTGAGCTTCTGAACATTAATATTTATGGTGAGACCACCAACGATGAGAGCTTCTTTATGCCTATAAGGACAAGCACATCGAAATATTACAGGTATAACATATACAGTACATTTAATGAGAACAATAAAACCTACTACATTATTCAATTCAATCCTATCTACGAAAATCCAAAATTGCTGAAGGGATCGTTTACCGTTGAGAAAGGTACATGGCGAGTTATTTTCTTCAGAGGAGAGGGATTGGGTATATTCTCCGATTTCTCATTTGAGATAACAATGGGAGATGAGTGGGTAACAAACTACCTTCCGGTGAGCTTCACTATATACCAGACTTCATCATACCTTGGCAATGTGCTAGCAAGCAGGCATCTGGCAAAGATCGACTACAAGGAGATAGAGCTTCGTCAACACACAGAGCCAGGGAAATCGCTCAACATCAGCGATATATATATGGTGCGCCTAGATTCGGTGCCGGTAAGAAGCGACTCTCTCTTTTGGAATGAAAAAAGGCCCATCCCTTTGCAGGCAATGGAGAGAGACGTGATTGCCGAGTATAACCGGAGGCAGAAGGAGAAAGAGGAGCGAAAGGCAAATGGAGAATTGGATGGAAACCGCAATATTGCCCAGCAGGTAGCACAACGTATGGTGATGAATTCAAATTACAAGTACATGTCAACCGGTATAGGATACTCGGGATTACTAAACCCGCTGATGCTTGGATATACAACAAACGATGGTATTACCTATCGCCAGAAGCTCTCGTTCAACATAGATCTGAAAAAGAGCCGTTCGGTTAATATAAATGCATTTGCAGGGTATATGATCAGACGCAGGGAGTTTTTTACGGACCTGACAACTACTCTGAACTACGAACCTTATCACTTGGGAAGCACAACCATTTCTATAGGAAACGGGAATCCCACATACAGTTCATTGTTTGTGGAACAGATTCAGGATAGCCTGAAAAACCACGGACTAGCTTTTGAAGATATATCCATGAACTATTACAGGGATTATTACCTGAAAATATTCAACACCCTGGAGGTGACTAACGGACTGCTTTTACAGACGGGAATTGATTATCACATACGTAAAAATAAAAACAGCCGCGCTGTGCTTCGATCTACTAACGAGGAGAGCGAGCATATTGAGAATCTGTTCGTTAACAGAAAGTCATTTGCCCCGTTTATACGTATCAGCTGGACCCCGCAGCAATATTACAGGTATGAGGGGAGGCAGAAGATATATGTTCGCTCCGATTATCCGACCTTTAAACTTGAGTTTTCAAGAAGTATAAAGGATTTTCTGGGTAGCACATCTCAATATAACCGCATTGAACTGGATATAAGCCATAATATTCCATTCGGGCTGATGAGTTCACTACAGTATCATATTGGTGCAGGACGATTTGTTAACCAAAAAACTGAGTACTTTCTCGATTTTGTCTATTTTTCCAAAAGCAACTTCCCCGAGAACTGGGACGATGGACTGGGCGGGGGCTTTAATTTGCTTAGCAGGGACCTGTACAACGCGTCTGATACTTATATTCAGGCACATGCAATGTTAGAGACACCTTTTCTGATACTTAAGAATATTCACTTCATATCTGACTTCGCCGACAAGGAAAGGGTGTACTTTAGTCAGCTTTACACACCGCAAATAAAATCATACAGCGAGCTGGGGTATGGTATAGGAAACAGATTCTTCAATGCCGGGTTGTTTGTAGCGTTCCACAAGACAGGGTTTAAAGAGGCTGGTGTACGTGCTGCATTTGAGTTTTAA